One genomic window of Nitrososphaerota archaeon includes the following:
- a CDS encoding DUF99 family protein: MCLHLYILLSRGLRVKVEKRGIRALGIAESFRIGVLERSCLAGVVMRADLVVDGFVFGSATLGGDDATDAVVGMFYRLGRNDINVIMLRGVIISLFNIIDIDRVHLETGVPVVGLTFEESEGLEHHIKHHFPQSWQQKIQQYHKIGGRKKVVLKTGSTLYIRTAGVDDKQAVQILDKFTLQGAIPEPVRLAQLLAHAKYEWDAGLY, from the coding sequence ATGTGTCTCCATCTCTACATACTCCTCTCCAGAGGTTTGCGTGTTAAAGTGGAGAAGAGGGGTATAAGGGCGCTTGGTATAGCGGAGAGTTTTCGTATAGGTGTATTGGAGCGGTCTTGTTTAGCTGGTGTAGTTATGCGTGCGGATCTTGTTGTTGATGGCTTCGTATTCGGCTCAGCAACTTTGGGCGGTGATGACGCTACCGACGCTGTAGTAGGTATGTTTTATAGGCTTGGGCGTAACGATATAAACGTGATTATGCTTCGCGGCGTCATAATAAGCCTATTTAACATCATCGATATAGATAGGGTTCATCTTGAGACTGGCGTGCCTGTTGTAGGTTTAACTTTCGAGGAATCAGAAGGATTAGAGCACCATATTAAGCACCACTTCCCGCAAAGCTGGCAGCAGAAAATCCAACAGTACCATAAGATAGGTGGTCGCAAAAAGGTGGTGTTAAAAACAGGCTCAACACTCTATATCCGTACTGCTGGTGTGGACGATAAGCAAGCTGTACAGATCTTGGATAAATTTACGCTGCAAGGCGCTATACCCGAGCCTGTTAGGTTGGCGCAGCTTCTGGCGCACGCAAAGTATGAGTGGGATGCTGGACTCTATTAA
- a CDS encoding DUF2070 family protein, with amino-acid sequence PAIVVSDVHPGPFANVGSSNIPFEMQQRLSDKFAPLILHSFSSHDLNLPSKRYVDLLLESLNHLKSINSSGVCTEFLTETYGKAIVNGIAFDGTALLTITLAPEGMEDFPSEVSEKIRADAAKLGFNNLIIVDAHNSQGETNSASELNDIVEASERLLQKLRDSPKYPFKVGFSHSSELNLTFKQDVGAGGIGVLLFEVAGKRFLLVGADANNAVRGLRDRLVNGVKIDGVKVVELCTSDTHSASGKARSPIGYSPLGELTGVDEIINAVRALAKKAEERLADATLTTKLAYAQVKVMGEKILNEFSRIFDNVFEVAKTGGKILLIEFLLIIVAASLA; translated from the coding sequence CCCTGCTATAGTGGTTTCTGACGTACACCCCGGCCCATTTGCTAATGTTGGCAGCAGTAATATACCGTTCGAAATGCAGCAGCGGTTGTCGGATAAGTTTGCACCTTTAATCTTACATAGCTTTTCAAGCCACGACCTGAACCTTCCTTCAAAGAGGTATGTTGATCTACTACTTGAGAGTCTAAACCACCTTAAGTCGATCAACAGCTCTGGGGTTTGCACAGAGTTTCTTACAGAAACTTATGGCAAAGCTATCGTAAACGGTATTGCCTTCGATGGAACTGCTCTGCTAACCATTACTCTTGCGCCGGAGGGTATGGAGGATTTCCCAAGCGAGGTGAGTGAGAAGATTAGAGCCGATGCAGCAAAGCTGGGGTTTAACAATCTTATAATCGTTGACGCCCATAACTCGCAAGGAGAAACCAATAGTGCTTCTGAGCTTAACGATATAGTGGAAGCCTCCGAGAGGCTGCTTCAGAAACTCAGAGATTCTCCAAAATACCCCTTTAAAGTAGGTTTCAGCCACTCCTCAGAGCTCAACCTTACGTTTAAGCAAGATGTGGGTGCTGGCGGTATAGGTGTATTGCTCTTTGAAGTGGCTGGTAAAAGATTTCTGCTGGTTGGTGCAGACGCTAACAACGCGGTTCGAGGTTTAAGAGATAGGTTAGTTAATGGGGTGAAGATTGATGGTGTTAAGGTTGTTGAACTCTGCACGAGTGACACACATTCTGCTTCGGGTAAAGCCCGCTCACCAATAGGCTACTCGCCTCTTGGCGAATTGACAGGAGTCGATGAAATAATCAATGCTGTGAGAGCTTTGGCTAAAAAAGCTGAAGAGAGGCTAGCAGATGCGACGCTTACCACCAAATTAGCATACGCCCAAGTAAAGGTGATGGGGGAGAAGATTCTGAACGAGTTCTCGAGAATCTTTGATAACGTGTTTGAGGTGGCGAAGACTGGAGGTAAGATTCTACTCATCGAGTTTCTATTAATTATAGTCGCAGCAAGCCTAGCTTAA